A stretch of Ipomoea triloba cultivar NCNSP0323 chromosome 11, ASM357664v1 DNA encodes these proteins:
- the LOC115996603 gene encoding glyceraldehyde-3-phosphate dehydrogenase A, chloroplastic, with protein sequence MASAALSVANSTLHQVSNKGLSSEFSGLRSSSSSLPFARRSHDDLHSLVSFQTSVVGGKQRRAVVEAKLKVAINGFGRIGRNFLRCWHGRKDSPLDVIAINDTGGVKQASHLLKYDSTLGIFDADVKPVGDDAISVDGKVIKVVSSRNPLNLPWGEMGIDLVIEGTGVFVDREGAGKHIEAGAKKVLITAPGKGDIPTYVVGVNADAYSPDEPIISNASCTTNCLAPFVKVLDQKFGIIKGTMTTTHSYTGDQRLLDASHRDLRRARAAALNIVPTSTGAAKAVALVLPSLKGKLNGIALRVPTPNVSVVDLVVQVSKKTFAEEVNAAFRESAANELDGILSVCDEPLVSVDFRCSDVSSTVDASLTMVMGDDMVKVIAWYDNEWGYSQRVVDLADIVANQWK encoded by the exons ATGGCTTCGGCTGCTCTTTCCGTAGCCAACTCCACTCTCCACCAG GTGAGCAACAAGGGATTGTCGTCGGAGTTCTCCGGCCTTCGCAGCTCGTCTTCGTCGCTTCCGTTCGCGAGGAGATCCCACGACGACTTGCACTCCCTCGTTTCCTTCCAGACCTCTGTT gttGGAGGGAAGCAGAGGAGGGCAGTAGTGGAGGCTAAGCTGAAGGTGGCCATTAATGGATTCGGAAGAATTGGAAGGAACTTCTTGAGGTGCTGGCATGGAAGGAAGGATTCTCCCCTTGACGTCATTGCCATCAACGACACCGGAGGTGTAAAGCAGGCCTCTCACCTTCTCAAATACGACTCCACCCTCGGCATCTTCGACGCCGACGTCAAGCCCGTCGGCGACGACGCCATCTCCGTCGATGGCAAGGTCATCAAAGTCGTATCCAGCCGCAACCCTCTCAACCTCCCTTGGGG GGAAATGGGAATCGATCTGGTTATCGAGGGAACCGGTGTTTTCGTAGACAGAGAAGGCGCCGGAAAACATATCGAGGCCGGAGCGAAGAAGGTTCTGATCACAGCCCCGGGAAAGGGCGACATCCCCACCTACGTTGTGGGCGTCAACGCCGACGCTTACAGCCCCGATGAGCCCATCATCAGCAACGCCTCTTGCACCACCAACTGCCTTGCTCCTTTCGTCAAGGTCCTCGACCAGAAATTTG GCATCATCAAGGGCACCATGACTACAACTCACTCCTACACCGGCGACCAGAGGCTGCTGGACGCCAGCCACAGGGATCTCCGACGTGCAAGAGCCGCGGCGCTCAACATTGTCCCAACCTCAACCGGAGCCGCCAAGGCCGTCGCGCTTGTCCTCCCCAGCCTCAAGGGCAAGCTGAACGGCATCGCCCTCCGAGTCCCCACCCCCAACGTCTCCGTCGTCGACCTCGTCGTTCAGGTCTCCAAGAAGACCTTCGCCGAGGAAGTTAACGCCGCCTTCAGGGAATCCGCCGCCAACGAGCTGGACGGCATCCTCTCCGTCTGCGACGAGCCCCTGGTGTCGGTGGACTTCAGATGCAGCGATGTGTCGTCCACGGTGGACGCATCGCTCACCATGGTCATGGGAGACGACATGGTTAAGGTTATTGCCTGGTACGACAATGAGTGGGGTTACTCGCAGAGGGTTGTGGATCTTGCTGACATTGTTGCAAATCAATGGAAATAA
- the LOC115997489 gene encoding exopolygalacturonase-like, which produces MHIPRGVYMVSSVLFTGTCKGSVTVRIQGIVRAPTNPSLFFGDTWIGFRYIDGLVMEGGGTLDGQGASAWPYNDCNKNPHCPKLPASVRFDFVKNAIVHNIHSINSKNIHFNVFACDNVAFTGVTLLAPRDSPNTDGIHIGTSTNIRISRSVIGTGDDCISMVSGSQNIAIENVVCGPGHGISIGSLGRSQNEFVSNIHIKNCSLLDTQNGVRIKTWAPSYPSKISNVIFEDIVMTNTNNPIFIDQQYCPDSSCTSQSSSAEIKNVTFAKIRGVSGSKSAVTLNCSPTSPCQDVKLVDINLVYKDGPATSFCSNVRGGAFGKQQPPGCL; this is translated from the exons ATGCATATACCGCGAGGGGTGTACATGGTTAGCTCGGTATTGTTTACAGGAACGTGCAAAGGTTCCGTTACCGTTAGGATCCAAGGGATAGTTAGGGCCCCAACGAACCCTTCGTTGTTCTTCGGGGACACGTGGATCGGTTTCCGTTACATTGACGGCTTGGTTATGGAAGGCGGAGGGACTTTGGACGGTCAAGGGGCTTCTGCTTGGCCCTACAATGATTGCAACAAAAACCCTCATTGCCCTAAGCTTCCTGCG TCGGTGAGGTTTGATTTTGTGAAGAACGCCATAGTGCACAACATCCATTCAATCAACAGCAAGAACATCCATTTCAACGTCTTCGCGTGTGACAACGTGGCGTTCACCGGCGTCACGTTGTTAGCACCCCGCGATAGCCCCAACACCGATGGAATCCACATCGGAACCTCCACCAACATCAGAATCTCCCGGTCGGTCATCGGCACCGGAGACGACTGCATATCCATGGTCTCCGGTAGCCAGAACATCGCCATTGAAAACGTGGTGTGTGGGCCCGGCCACGGCATCAGTATTGGAAGTCTAGGCAGGTCTCAAAACGAATTTGTGAGTAACATACACATCAAAAATTGTAGCCTATTGGACACGCAGAATGGAGTGAGGATCAAGACATGGGCGCCCTCCTATCCTAGTAAAATCTCCAACGTTATTTTTGAAGATATTGTCATGACCAATACCAATAATCCCATTTTCATTGACCAGCAATATTGTCCTGATTCCAGTTGCACTTCTCAG TCGAGTTCCGCAGAAATAAAGAACGTAACGTTTGCAAAAATTCGAGGAGTTTCGGGTTCAAAGTCTGCGGTGACGTTGAATTGCAGTCCCACATCTCCATGCCAAGATGTGAAGCTAGTGGACATCAACTTGGTATACAAGGATGGGCCGGCGACGTCGTTTTGTTCCAATGTTCGTGGTGGCGCTTTCGGCAAACAACAGCCACCAGGATGTCTATGA
- the LOC115995953 gene encoding exopolygalacturonase-like yields the protein MASSVSFGVVFLLGFHLFCHSSFVGAMPFRLFNVLSYGARPDGRTDNKEAFLNAWKDACKWEGGAKMHIPRGVYMVSSVLFTGTCKGSVTVRIQGIVRAPTNPSLFFGDTWIGFRYIDGLVMEGGGTLDGQGASAWPYNDCNKNPHCPKLPAFI from the exons ATGGCTTCCAGCGTTAGTTTTGGGGTTGTGTTTCTTCTAGGGTTTCACTTGTTCTGCCACAGTAGTTTTGTCGGCGCCATGCCATTCAGGTTGTTTAATGTCCTCTCCTATGGTGCCAGACCCGATGGAAGGACCGATAACAAAGAG GCGTTTTTGAATGCTTGGAAGGATGCATGTAAATGGGAGGGTGGTGCGAAAATGCATATACCGCGAGGGGTGTACATGGTTAGCTCGGTATTGTTTACAGGAACGTGCAAAGGTTCCGTTACCGTTAGGATCCAAGGGATAGTTAGGGCCCCAACGAACCCTTCGTTGTTCTTCGGGGACACGTGGATCGGTTTCCGTTACATTGACGGCTTGGTTATGGAAGGCGGAGGGACTTTGGACGGTCAAGGGGCTTCTGCTTGGCCCTACAATGATTGCAACAAAAACCCTCATTGCCCTAAGCTTCCTGCG TTTATCTag